Proteins encoded in a region of the Rutidosis leptorrhynchoides isolate AG116_Rl617_1_P2 chromosome 9, CSIRO_AGI_Rlap_v1, whole genome shotgun sequence genome:
- the LOC139868594 gene encoding F-box protein At5g07610-like — MVNRRTKLRRINNTRKTHESDDHHQQVESRELIDYNDDLLIQILSRLPADSIVRFKSVSKHWQSLLSHREFTLPYDRLSVLRVHGIFYGSSYVHYDTKNPNQNCPLSRRSPYFHPSSHGIRIVQSCNGLLLCSIVKEIERAREYYVFNPTTNQLEIVQSIKEGRAVGTRIRFVGLVYHPTEGKHYKLVCMYIIETSRELRVQIYSSDIKRWKLLSDVYTKYNYPPTFKHGAYVDGGIYWAPFGLFAWHPYYFNLEEEKLQKLKLLCPLDPYAGQTVYYFGESRGHFHMVVMIRCEGGLYLRIYEMMSDHSGWVVMFQILIEEFLAEFLRTHYFDYSFFKVLDVVRGEKEGDTFLVLKFPGEIRSYNLLEKSYNKLFDVPTTIEGRTMKAHRYIQTIGLF, encoded by the coding sequence ATCAACAGGTTGAATCGAGAGAATTAATCGATTACAACGACGATCTTCTAATTCAAATCTTAAGTCGACTTCCGGCTGATTCCATTGTTCGATTTAAATCCGTCTCCAAACACTGGCAGTCGCTTTTAAGCCACCGCGAGTTCACCCTTCCGTACGACCGACTTTCAGTCTTACGCGTACATGGTATTTTTTACGGTTCTTCTTACGTCCACTATGATACTAAAAACCCTAACCAAAACTGTCCCCTTTCTCGTCGTAGTCCATATTTTCATCCAAGCTCTCATGGTATCAGAATCGTGCAATCTTGTAATGGATTACTGCTATGCAGCATTGTGAAAGAAATTGAACGTGCTCGTGAATACTACGTGTTTAATCCCACTACAAACCAACTTGAAATCGTTCAATCAATTAAAGAAGGCCGTGCAGTTGGTACTCGTATCCGTTTTGTGGGTCTGGTGTATCATCCCACAGAAGGTAAACATTACAAACTCGTTTGTATGTATATTATTGAAACTTCACGTGAATTACGAGTTCAGATTTACTCATCTGATATCAAGAGATGGAAGCTTTTAAGTGACGTTTACACAAAATATAATTATCCGCCTACTTTTAAACATGGAGCGTATGTTGATGGGGGTATTTACTGGGCTCCTTTTGGTTTGTTTGCGTGGCACCCATATTACTTTAATCTTGAAGAAGAAAAGTTGCAAAAGTTGAAATTATTATGTCCGCTTGATCCTTATGCAGGGCAGACTGTCTATTACTTTGGGGAATCACGGGGACATTTTCATATGGTGGTGATGATTAGATGTGAAGGAGGTTTATACTTACGTATTTATGAAATGATGAGCGATCATTCGGGCTGGGTTGTAATGTTCCAAATTCTGATTGAAGAGTTTTTAGCTGAGTTCTTGAGAACTCACTATTTTGACTATAGTTTTTTCAAAGTTTTAGATGTTGTTAGAGGTGAAAAGGAAGGAGATACGTTTTTGGTGCTGAAATTTCCGGGtgagattagaagttataatctttTGGAAAAGAGTTATAACAAGTTGTTTGATGTCCCAACAACGATCGAAGGAAGAACCATGAAAGCTCATCGTTATATTCAAACAATAGGTTTATTCTAA